Below is a genomic region from Pseudomonas extremaustralis.
GGCGGCGGTGGCGGGGGAAGTGGCGACCACACCGTTTCACGCAGCGCAGCGCACGGTGCGGGACAACGACCTGCAGCCACACATCAGCGTGCGCCTGGCCGATGGTCTGGCGGCCATCCAGCCGGGCGATGGCATCACCGCGATCAGCGTCTGCGGCATGGGCGGCGAGACGATCCGCGACATCCTGGACAACGGCAAAGCCCATCTGCGCGGCAAAGAGCGCCTGATCCTGCAACCCAACGGCGGCGAGCAGCCCTTGCGGCAGTGGTTGATGGATAACGGCTACAGCATCCTCCATGAAGAACTGCTGCGGGAGAACCGGTTCTACTACGAGATCATCGTCGCCGAACGTGCCGCCCCGGTGCGTTACACCCCTGAACAACTGTACTTCGGCCCGTTGCAGATGCAGGCGCGCAGCCCCTTGTTCCTGGCTAAGTGGCAGCGTTTGTTGGGGTTGAAACGCAAAACCCTGGCCGGGCTCGAACAAGCACCGCCAGCGAAGGTGCAGGCAATCACCGAGCAGATCAACTGGATCAGTGCGCTGCTGGCTTGAGCGTGGGCACTGGCCCTGTGACAAGCAGGCTTACCCGAACCCGACAGCATGGGTGCAATGGAGCAGGGTGGGGAGTACGCCTTTGCGAAGTAAAAGGGCATACCCTGCACTGCCCGGTCGGGGACAACGTGACCTTCAGCCGTTATCGACTGGCAAAACGCTTGAGCGAAAACGATGACAAATCCAAGTCACTCGCCCCCTGGATGCACCACTGTGCAAACGCCTCGCCCAGCGCCGCCGAATGCTTGAAGCCATGCCCAGAGCACGGCGATGCCACCAGGGTGTGCTGCAGCGTGGGATGCTCATCGATGATGAAGTGGTGGTCCGGCGTCACGGTGTAGGCACACACCGCCGACTTGACCACCTTGGCCGTGACCCCGGCAATCCGGCCTTGCACCTGCTGTTCATACATTTGCCGTTCCTGCGCCGCCGAGACTGTGCGGTCGAGTGTCTCGGGCGTGGAAGGGGTGTGGTACTGCGCGGTGGCAATCTTCAGGCTGCCCTCGCCGGGCAACGCCGGGAACCCATAGTGGATACCCTCTTCGCCCTGGCCGTGAGTGAGGATGTACGTTGGTGATTTGCCCACCAGGTCAACGCCTGGCTCAAGCTCGAACCAGAACAGCCGCTGCGGGTAAACACTGAGCAACCGATCGAACGGTGTGCTGAGTAAACCACCCATCCAGTTGCCCGCACTCACCACCAGCTTGTCCGCCTGCAACGTGCGCCGGTCGGTGGTCACCGTGACGCCGTGTTCGTCCGATTGGATTTCGGTAACGGTCTCGCCCTTGTAGAGCGTTGCTCCGTGTTGTTCTGCCAGTTTGAGCTGCACGTCGATACAGCGCTCCGGCCGCACAAAACCGCCCTCCGGTTCGTAATAGCCGATGGCGCTGTCCACCACCTGGGCGAATTGGGGGAAACGTTGGCGAATCTGCGTGGCATCCAGCACTTCATGGTCGATGCCATAGGTGCGCGCCAGGCCAATGGTGCGCAAGGTGAAATCCGATTCATCGCTGGGGTCAAAGTCATCGCGGGACGTCAGCACCAGCAACCCCGACTGCTCGAACAATGCCTCCCCCGACAGCGCCTCAAGCTCCCGCCAGATCCGGTGCGAATTGCGCACGATGGGCACGTACTGTGCGCCTTCACCCACCGACAGCCGCGTGATGCGGGTGTCGCCGTGGCTGGAACCGAAGGTATGGGGCGGGTGATGACGGTCGATACCGGCCACCTTTACCCCGGCTTTTGCCAGTTGGTACACCGTGGCGGCACCCATGGCGCCCAGGCCGATGACCAGCGATTCATAGCGTTGCATATTGGATACTCGCTAGAAGAGAGGGAGCAGTAGTTGAGGGCAGGCGTCGATTAAAAGCAAGGGGAGAGCGTTAGTCGTGGGGCGCTGATGTACTGGGTAGTGGCGCAGGGTTGTTTTTATTCGAGGCGATTTGAGTTTTGGTGTACAGCATCTATACAGATAATGTCTATATGTCATTTATGTATTAAGGAGCACGTATGCGTTTAATAACTTGTATCACTACCTTAACAGTTCCAATCTTTTTAACCGCGTGTACGGCTTCCAGGC
It encodes:
- a CDS encoding tRNA (adenine(22)-N(1))-methyltransferase, encoding MNEHTLSLRLERVAANVPVGARLADIGSDHGYLPVALMRRGLIAAAVAGEVATTPFHAAQRTVRDNDLQPHISVRLADGLAAIQPGDGITAISVCGMGGETIRDILDNGKAHLRGKERLILQPNGGEQPLRQWLMDNGYSILHEELLRENRFYYEIIVAERAAPVRYTPEQLYFGPLQMQARSPLFLAKWQRLLGLKRKTLAGLEQAPPAKVQAITEQINWISALLA
- the solA gene encoding N-methyl-L-tryptophan oxidase, which encodes MQRYESLVIGLGAMGAATVYQLAKAGVKVAGIDRHHPPHTFGSSHGDTRITRLSVGEGAQYVPIVRNSHRIWRELEALSGEALFEQSGLLVLTSRDDFDPSDESDFTLRTIGLARTYGIDHEVLDATQIRQRFPQFAQVVDSAIGYYEPEGGFVRPERCIDVQLKLAEQHGATLYKGETVTEIQSDEHGVTVTTDRRTLQADKLVVSAGNWMGGLLSTPFDRLLSVYPQRLFWFELEPGVDLVGKSPTYILTHGQGEEGIHYGFPALPGEGSLKIATAQYHTPSTPETLDRTVSAAQERQMYEQQVQGRIAGVTAKVVKSAVCAYTVTPDHHFIIDEHPTLQHTLVASPCSGHGFKHSAALGEAFAQWCIQGASDLDLSSFSLKRFASR